One genomic region from Streptomyces sp. NBC_00582 encodes:
- a CDS encoding NAD-dependent protein deacetylase, with protein MRTRPTLSWTPDEGLPPGTTDLEPVVAALRTGGLLVLSGAGLSTESGIPDYRGEGGSLSRHTPMTYQDFTAGAQARRRYWARSHLGWRAFGRARPNAGHRAVAAFGRHGLVTGVITQNVDGLHQAAGSEDVVELHGSLARVVCLSCGASSPRRELARRLEEANADFAPVAAGINPDGDADLTDDQVGDFQVVPCADCGGILKPDVVFFGESVPPRRVEHCRRLVQEATGLLVLGSSLTVMSGLRFVREAAQAGKPVLIVNRDPTRGDRHALTRVALPLGEALTTVAARLEIPVAG; from the coding sequence ATGCGCACGCGCCCCACTCTGAGCTGGACCCCCGACGAGGGACTGCCGCCGGGCACCACGGACCTGGAGCCGGTCGTGGCCGCCCTGCGCACCGGCGGTCTGCTGGTGCTGAGCGGGGCGGGCCTGTCCACGGAGTCGGGCATCCCCGACTACCGGGGCGAGGGCGGGAGTCTGAGCCGGCACACCCCGATGACCTATCAGGACTTCACCGCGGGAGCGCAGGCGCGGCGCCGGTACTGGGCACGCAGCCATCTCGGCTGGCGCGCCTTCGGCCGCGCCCGGCCCAACGCCGGGCATCGGGCGGTGGCCGCGTTCGGGCGGCACGGGCTGGTCACGGGGGTGATCACCCAGAACGTCGACGGTCTGCACCAGGCCGCCGGCAGCGAGGACGTCGTGGAGCTCCACGGGAGCCTGGCCCGGGTCGTCTGTCTGTCCTGCGGCGCCTCGAGCCCGCGCCGGGAACTCGCCCGGCGACTGGAGGAGGCCAACGCGGACTTCGCGCCGGTGGCCGCCGGAATCAACCCGGACGGCGATGCCGACCTCACCGACGACCAGGTGGGGGACTTCCAGGTGGTGCCCTGCGCGGACTGCGGCGGCATCCTCAAGCCGGACGTGGTGTTCTTCGGCGAGTCCGTTCCGCCGCGACGGGTCGAGCACTGCCGACGGCTGGTCCAGGAGGCGACCGGGCTGCTGGTCCTGGGGTCCTCACTGACGGTGATGTCCGGGCTCCGGTTCGTCCGCGAGGCGGCGCAGGCCGGGAAGCCGGTGCTGATCGTCAACCGCGACCCGACCCGGGGCGACCGGCACGCGCTGACCCGGGTCGCGCTCCCGCTGGGTGAGGCCCTCACCACCGTCGCGGCCCGGCTGGAGATTCCCGTGGCCGGCTGA
- a CDS encoding Acg family FMN-binding oxidoreductase, producing MSRQAPSRQAPSRPGLSDDRVAALVQDATAAPSMHNAQPWRFRYLRHRHTFELRADFERTLPHADPDTRALHLGCGAALLNLRAAVAHEGRHPETLLLPDPADRTLLATVRSADGTTGERDLAALHPAIHRRHTSRRPFEEREIPDAVREALAAAARAEGATLTFPTSWHLREVLELFQEAEARNRTDPGSDQDLTRWTSGDAVSAGTAGEGVPHYAYGPRMLGGRAPMRDFAGARPTAGREAADFEQTPQLALVSTVHDHPEDWLRAGQAMQRVLLLATLHGLSSSFATQPLEWTDLRRPLRDPSTGAGCTQVVLRLGYGPKGPGTPRRPVSQVLDIEA from the coding sequence ATGAGCCGACAAGCACCGAGCCGACAGGCACCGAGCCGACCAGGGCTCTCCGACGACCGGGTGGCGGCCCTCGTCCAGGACGCGACCGCCGCGCCCTCCATGCACAACGCCCAGCCCTGGCGCTTCCGTTATCTCCGGCACCGCCACACCTTCGAGCTGCGCGCGGACTTCGAGCGCACCCTGCCGCACGCCGACCCCGACACCCGCGCCCTGCATCTCGGCTGCGGCGCCGCCCTGCTGAACCTGAGGGCCGCGGTCGCCCACGAGGGCCGGCACCCCGAGACCCTGCTGCTGCCCGACCCCGCCGACCGGACGCTCCTCGCGACGGTGCGGTCCGCCGACGGGACGACCGGCGAGCGGGACCTCGCCGCGCTGCATCCGGCGATCCACCGGCGGCACACCAGCCGCCGGCCCTTCGAGGAGAGGGAGATCCCCGACGCCGTACGGGAGGCTCTGGCCGCCGCCGCACGGGCCGAGGGGGCGACGCTGACGTTCCCCACGTCATGGCATCTGCGAGAGGTGCTGGAACTCTTCCAGGAGGCCGAGGCCCGCAACCGGACCGACCCCGGCAGCGACCAGGACCTGACCCGGTGGACGAGCGGCGACGCGGTCTCCGCGGGCACCGCGGGCGAGGGGGTGCCGCACTACGCCTACGGGCCGCGCATGCTCGGCGGAAGGGCCCCCATGCGCGACTTCGCCGGGGCCCGGCCGACGGCGGGACGGGAAGCGGCCGACTTCGAGCAGACCCCGCAACTGGCCCTCGTCAGCACGGTGCACGACCACCCCGAGGACTGGCTCCGCGCCGGCCAGGCCATGCAACGCGTCCTGCTGCTGGCCACCCTGCACGGCCTGTCCAGCTCCTTCGCCACCCAGCCCCTCGAATGGACGGACCTGCGCCGGCCCCTGCGCGACCCGTCGACCGGGGCGGGCTGCACCCAGGTCGTGCTCCGCCTGGGCTACGGCCCCAAGGGCCCGGGCACGCCACGACGTCCCGTGTCCCAGGTGCTCGACATCGAAGCCTGA
- a CDS encoding Crp/Fnr family transcriptional regulator, whose translation MFHLHPDDRDALLTRGRVVRYDTGDVLIREGSTDTSVLLLLDGCVKVVGVAEDGGTTLLALRVRGEIVGEISALDGQPRSATVIAARPTVTRTLTGAAFRELLRERSGVADVVQRSVLAKLRGATRYRIDGSSGSAAVRLARALDNLVRSYARAVPEGLRIDVPLTHADLAALAGVSEASVQRALRSLRAAGAVTTKYRMVVIRDQDILRAIAGQSCRPVAPDGEPAVGGAGPRPPRPKRAGPVPPTALDPARPEHDGDALPDAG comes from the coding sequence ATGTTCCATCTGCACCCCGACGACCGGGACGCCTTACTCACGCGCGGCCGCGTCGTGCGGTACGACACCGGTGACGTCCTCATCCGGGAGGGAAGTACCGACACGTCCGTCCTGCTGCTCCTCGACGGCTGTGTCAAGGTCGTCGGCGTCGCCGAGGACGGGGGCACCACCCTGCTCGCCCTGCGGGTGCGAGGGGAAATCGTGGGGGAGATCTCCGCGCTCGACGGCCAGCCGCGGTCGGCCACGGTGATCGCCGCCCGGCCCACGGTCACGCGCACGCTCACCGGCGCGGCGTTCCGCGAACTCCTGCGGGAACGCAGCGGGGTGGCCGACGTCGTGCAACGGTCCGTCCTCGCCAAACTGCGCGGCGCCACCCGCTACCGGATCGACGGCAGCAGCGGCAGCGCCGCCGTCCGGCTCGCCCGGGCACTCGACAACCTGGTGCGCAGCTACGCCCGTGCCGTCCCCGAAGGGCTGAGGATCGACGTGCCGCTCACCCACGCTGATCTCGCCGCACTGGCCGGGGTGTCCGAGGCGAGCGTGCAGCGCGCCCTGCGCAGCCTGCGGGCCGCCGGCGCGGTGACGACGAAGTACCGCATGGTCGTGATCCGCGATCAGGACATCCTGCGTGCCATCGCGGGCCAGAGCTGCAGGCCCGTCGCCCCCGACGGTGAGCCGGCCGTGGGCGGGGCCGGGCCCAGGCCGCCGCGTCCGAAACGAGCCGGACCGGTGCCCCCGACCGCTCTCGACCCCGCACGGCCCGAGCACGACGGGGACGCCCTGCCCGACGCGGGCTGA
- a CDS encoding universal stress protein, translating to MSHPVLAAVDGSEHSLVAADWAAREAALRGAALRVLHASPPLPGDTVPAAAEQWLHQVGESVLHRVIADLRARHPDLRVSGRQSVGPPGSALLTAARDARLLVVGARGSGGFDGLAVGSVALRVAAAAACPVVMVPARPFGGSGNGTPAVVAGFDAHRPVGEVADFAFAAAGSRGAPLRVVRAWAFPAEAVSARTLFVTEEDRATWEDQENLRLSDALRGWREKHPEVAVRPDVVLLHPASALLNAARGAALLVVGRRSAPQTGEGRLGPVAHAVLHHTPCPVAVVPSAEEHLELVVE from the coding sequence ATGAGTCACCCCGTGCTGGCCGCCGTCGACGGATCCGAACACAGCCTCGTGGCAGCCGACTGGGCCGCGCGCGAGGCGGCGCTGCGCGGTGCCGCGTTGCGCGTCCTGCACGCCTCCCCGCCGCTTCCGGGTGACACCGTCCCGGCCGCGGCCGAGCAGTGGCTGCACCAGGTGGGGGAGAGCGTGCTCCATCGGGTGATCGCCGACCTCCGCGCCCGCCACCCCGACCTCCGGGTGAGCGGTCGTCAGTCCGTCGGCCCACCCGGCTCCGCCCTGCTCACCGCCGCGCGCGACGCCCGGCTCCTGGTCGTCGGCGCACGCGGCTCGGGGGGTTTCGACGGGCTCGCGGTCGGCTCGGTCGCTCTGCGTGTGGCGGCTGCGGCCGCCTGCCCCGTCGTCATGGTGCCCGCACGGCCCTTCGGCGGCTCCGGGAACGGGACGCCGGCGGTCGTGGCGGGTTTCGACGCGCACCGCCCGGTCGGCGAGGTGGCGGACTTCGCCTTCGCCGCCGCCGGTTCCCGAGGGGCGCCGCTGCGGGTCGTGCGGGCATGGGCGTTTCCCGCCGAGGCCGTCTCCGCCCGGACCCTGTTCGTGACCGAGGAGGACCGTGCCACCTGGGAGGACCAGGAGAACCTGCGGCTGTCCGACGCCCTGCGAGGCTGGCGGGAGAAGCATCCCGAGGTGGCCGTCCGCCCCGATGTCGTGCTGCTGCATCCCGCCTCGGCGCTGCTGAACGCGGCCCGCGGCGCGGCTCTGCTGGTCGTCGGCCGACGCTCCGCCCCGCAGACGGGGGAGGGCCGGCTGGGGCCGGTCGCGCACGCCGTCCTGCACCACACCCCGTGCCCGGTGGCGGTCGTACCGTCAGCCGAAGAACACCTCGAACTCGTCGTAGAGTGA
- a CDS encoding MFS transporter, whose protein sequence is MPLALLSLAAVAFGIGTTEFATMGLLPQIADGVGVSVPQAGNVVSAYALGVVVGAPVLTGIGARVPHKRLLLLLSGLFVIGNVASALAPTFGLLFAARFLAGLPHGALFGVGAVVASRLVAPDRAGRAVSRMFLGLTVANIVGVPAGTALGQQLGWRYAYCAVAVIGLIALAALAAFVPDQPRGPQAGIRHELRAMGDRQVALGLATAVVGFGGFFAVYSYLVPILTHLTGLSDSSTTLVLALYGGGMTLGTLIAGPLTDRALRPTLYGGLALLGTTLVVFYFTVHSTVPALLTLVVMGAMGALVTTPVQMLLMAKAKDAPTMAAASNHSAFNLANAGGAWLGGLAISAGWGWASPALVGAALAAAGLGLAFTGGVMDRGGARSEVITSSEKNASTEAGSVAAR, encoded by the coding sequence ATGCCCCTGGCTCTGCTGTCCCTCGCCGCCGTCGCGTTCGGCATCGGTACGACCGAATTCGCCACGATGGGACTGCTTCCCCAGATCGCCGACGGCGTCGGCGTGTCCGTCCCGCAGGCCGGCAACGTCGTCTCCGCCTACGCGCTCGGCGTGGTCGTCGGCGCTCCTGTCCTGACGGGCATCGGCGCCCGCGTCCCCCACAAGCGGCTCCTGCTCCTGCTGTCCGGACTCTTCGTGATCGGCAACGTCGCGTCCGCCCTCGCTCCCACCTTCGGCCTGCTGTTCGCGGCCCGCTTCCTGGCCGGCCTGCCGCACGGAGCCCTGTTCGGCGTGGGAGCCGTCGTGGCCTCCCGGCTGGTCGCCCCCGACCGGGCCGGGCGTGCCGTGTCGAGGATGTTCCTGGGCCTCACCGTCGCCAACATCGTCGGCGTCCCGGCCGGCACGGCGCTCGGACAGCAACTCGGCTGGCGTTACGCCTACTGCGCGGTCGCCGTCATCGGTCTGATCGCCCTCGCCGCGCTGGCCGCCTTCGTGCCCGACCAGCCGCGCGGCCCCCAGGCGGGCATCCGTCACGAACTGCGCGCGATGGGGGACAGGCAGGTCGCCCTCGGACTGGCCACCGCCGTCGTCGGATTCGGCGGTTTCTTCGCCGTCTACAGCTATCTGGTGCCGATCCTGACGCATCTGACGGGCCTCTCGGACTCCTCGACCACCCTGGTCCTCGCGCTCTACGGCGGCGGCATGACCCTGGGCACCCTGATCGCGGGCCCGCTGACGGACCGCGCCCTGCGTCCGACGCTGTACGGCGGGCTCGCCCTGCTCGGGACGACCCTGGTGGTGTTCTACTTCACGGTCCACAGCACCGTGCCCGCCCTGCTGACCCTCGTCGTCATGGGCGCGATGGGCGCGCTCGTCACCACGCCCGTGCAGATGCTGCTCATGGCCAAGGCGAAGGACGCCCCGACGATGGCGGCGGCCTCCAACCACTCCGCCTTCAACCTGGCCAACGCGGGCGGCGCCTGGCTCGGCGGTCTGGCCATCTCGGCCGGCTGGGGCTGGGCCTCGCCCGCCCTGGTCGGCGCGGCCCTCGCCGCCGCGGGCCTCGGCCTCGCCTTCACCGGCGGCGTCATGGACCGCGGTGGCGCACGCTCCGAGGTGATCACGTCGTCGGAGAAGAACGCCTCGACGGAGGCCGGGTCGGTGGCGGCGCGCTGA
- a CDS encoding CBS domain-containing protein codes for MRNRMVSDLMTAAVVKVHRDTGFKEIAKLLAEHDITAVPVVDDDEHTVGVVSEADLLRKEAALLDPAGLLPVLRPGAADRAKAGATTAEGLMNSPAVTARPQWTAVEAAQAMERHHVKRLPVVDEADRPVGVISRADLLRVFLRGDSAIREEISGDVLLRTLGITPGAITVRVVDGRVTLKGGVERKSLVPVVVRLCQGVDGVVDVSADLSHRVDDTDTVPDPGTPRSAGLAL; via the coding sequence ATGCGGAACCGGATGGTGAGCGACCTCATGACCGCAGCGGTCGTCAAGGTGCACCGGGACACGGGGTTCAAGGAGATCGCCAAGCTGCTCGCCGAGCACGACATCACCGCCGTACCGGTCGTCGACGACGACGAGCACACCGTGGGCGTGGTCTCCGAGGCGGATCTGCTGCGCAAGGAGGCCGCCCTGCTCGATCCGGCGGGCCTGCTGCCGGTGCTGCGCCCCGGGGCCGCCGACCGCGCGAAGGCCGGGGCGACGACCGCCGAGGGCCTGATGAACAGCCCGGCGGTGACCGCGCGGCCGCAGTGGACCGCGGTGGAGGCGGCCCAGGCGATGGAACGCCACCACGTCAAACGCCTTCCGGTGGTCGACGAGGCCGACCGGCCGGTCGGCGTGATCAGCAGGGCCGATCTGCTGCGGGTCTTCCTGCGGGGCGACAGCGCCATCCGGGAGGAGATCTCCGGGGACGTGCTCCTGCGCACCCTCGGCATCACGCCCGGCGCGATCACGGTACGGGTCGTCGACGGACGGGTGACGCTGAAGGGCGGCGTCGAGCGCAAGTCGCTCGTCCCGGTCGTCGTACGTCTGTGTCAGGGCGTGGACGGGGTGGTCGACGTCTCCGCCGACCTGAGTCACCGGGTGGACGACACCGACACGGTGCCGGACCCGGGTACGCCCCGCAGTGCGGGGCTGGCCCTGTGA
- a CDS encoding glycoside hydrolase family 65 protein, whose translation MQDWTWEWEGYDPAGEQLREALCTLGNGYFATRGAVPECRAGLVHCPGTYVAGCYNRLESTVAGRRVVNEDLVNLPNWLPLRFRVRSAGGPWGTWFTPDTRPVLDHRHTLDLRRATLTRAFRHRADGAGVVAVVQTRLVHMGDPHLAVLRTVFTAEDRSGEIEVESGLDGDVINGNVHRYRALERRQVAGVRTGTREPGAIWLTCRTSTSGIQIATAARTTVTGLPPVTSVLRPARRRAVHRLVLPLTPGRPVTVDKTVALHTSRDTAIGDPLGAAVDRAVTAPDFPDLLDSHTAAWERLWRRAELHVPGRAGRVLRLHLFHLLQTLSPHTADLDVGVPARGLHGEAYRGHVFWDELFVLPYLNLHFPEVSRALLDYRYRRLPRAVRAAAEAGRTGAMYPWQSGSDGREESQEWHLNPASGRWLPDHSRLQHHVGSAIAYNIWRYCEATGDTEYLHTRGAEMLLQIARFWAGLATLDPGTGRYRVRGVVGPDEYHDAYPGAARPGLDDNAYTNVTAAWVLVRALDLLRRLPAWRRDELCDRIRLDAEEPLRWDEISRRLRVPFHQGVISQFEGYGDLAELDWDAYRARYADIRRLDRILEAEGDSVNRYRASKQADVLMLGHLFPPAELRELFRRLGHDVDDEVWHRTVDHYLRRTSHGSTLSGLVHGLVLARARRAEAWQYVQEALEADVADLQGGTTGEGIHLGAMAGTLDLVQRGLTGLESREDALRFDPVPLPALSEYGFSLRYRGHWGVSVRRRGGELRIGVPDSAESPLRVLLPDRAVTVAPGETRTLAVPAS comes from the coding sequence ATGCAGGACTGGACCTGGGAGTGGGAGGGCTACGACCCCGCCGGCGAGCAGCTGCGGGAAGCGCTGTGCACGCTCGGGAACGGCTACTTCGCCACCCGGGGGGCGGTGCCCGAGTGCCGGGCGGGGCTGGTGCACTGCCCGGGAACCTATGTCGCCGGGTGCTACAACCGGCTGGAGTCGACGGTGGCGGGACGGCGGGTGGTGAACGAGGACCTGGTCAACCTCCCGAACTGGCTCCCCCTGCGCTTCCGCGTCCGCAGCGCCGGGGGACCGTGGGGCACCTGGTTCACCCCGGACACACGCCCCGTCCTGGACCACCGGCACACCCTGGACCTGCGCCGCGCCACGCTCACCCGCGCCTTCCGCCACCGGGCGGACGGGGCGGGCGTGGTCGCCGTCGTACAGACCCGCCTGGTCCACATGGGCGACCCCCACCTGGCCGTGCTGCGGACCGTCTTCACCGCCGAGGACCGGTCGGGCGAGATCGAGGTCGAGTCCGGTCTCGACGGCGACGTGATCAACGGCAACGTGCACCGCTACCGCGCCCTCGAACGCCGCCAGGTGGCCGGCGTACGCACCGGCACCCGGGAGCCCGGCGCGATCTGGCTGACCTGCCGCACCAGCACCTCCGGCATCCAGATCGCCACGGCCGCGCGGACGACCGTCACCGGCCTCCCCCCGGTCACCTCCGTGCTCCGCCCCGCCCGCCGCCGTGCCGTCCACCGACTGGTCCTGCCGCTCACCCCCGGCCGGCCGGTCACCGTGGACAAGACCGTGGCCCTGCACACCTCGCGCGACACCGCGATCGGCGACCCGCTCGGCGCGGCGGTCGACCGGGCCGTCACGGCGCCGGACTTCCCGGACCTGCTGGACTCCCACACCGCCGCGTGGGAGCGACTGTGGCGGCGGGCCGAGCTCCACGTCCCCGGCCGGGCCGGCCGCGTGCTGCGGCTCCACCTCTTCCACCTCCTGCAGACGCTGTCCCCGCACACCGCGGACCTGGACGTGGGCGTCCCGGCGCGGGGACTGCACGGCGAGGCGTACCGCGGGCATGTCTTCTGGGACGAGCTGTTCGTCCTGCCGTACCTCAACCTGCACTTCCCCGAGGTCTCACGCGCCCTGCTGGACTACCGGTACCGGCGTCTGCCCCGGGCCGTCCGGGCGGCCGCCGAGGCCGGCCGGACCGGGGCGATGTACCCCTGGCAGAGCGGCAGCGACGGTCGCGAGGAGAGCCAGGAGTGGCACCTGAACCCCGCCTCGGGACGCTGGCTGCCCGACCACTCCCGGCTCCAGCACCACGTGGGCTCGGCGATCGCCTACAACATCTGGCGGTACTGCGAGGCCACCGGCGACACGGAGTACCTGCACACCAGGGGCGCGGAGATGCTCCTGCAGATCGCCCGGTTCTGGGCCGGGCTCGCGACCCTCGACCCCGGCACGGGCCGCTACCGCGTCCGGGGCGTGGTCGGCCCCGACGAGTACCACGACGCCTACCCCGGCGCCGCCCGCCCGGGCCTGGACGACAACGCCTATACGAACGTCACCGCCGCCTGGGTCCTCGTCCGCGCCCTGGACCTCCTGCGGCGCCTGCCCGCCTGGCGCCGCGACGAACTGTGCGACCGGATCCGGCTGGACGCCGAGGAACCCCTGCGGTGGGACGAGATCTCCCGACGGTTGCGGGTCCCCTTCCACCAGGGCGTCATCAGCCAGTTCGAGGGGTACGGCGATCTCGCCGAGCTCGACTGGGACGCCTACCGGGCCCGGTACGCCGACATCCGGCGCCTGGACCGGATCCTGGAGGCCGAGGGCGACAGCGTCAACCGCTACCGGGCGTCCAAGCAGGCCGACGTCCTCATGCTCGGCCATCTGTTCCCGCCCGCCGAACTGCGCGAGCTGTTCCGGCGCCTCGGCCACGACGTGGACGACGAGGTCTGGCACAGGACGGTCGACCACTATCTGCGGCGCACCAGCCACGGCTCCACCCTCAGCGGACTGGTCCACGGACTGGTGCTCGCCAGAGCCCGGCGGGCCGAGGCGTGGCAGTACGTCCAGGAGGCCCTGGAGGCCGACGTCGCCGACCTCCAGGGCGGTACGACCGGCGAAGGCATCCATCTCGGCGCGATGGCGGGGACCCTGGACCTGGTCCAGCGCGGTCTGACCGGACTGGAGAGCCGCGAGGACGCCCTCCGGTTCGACCCGGTCCCCCTGCCGGCGCTCTCCGAGTACGGCTTCTCGCTGCGCTACCGCGGTCACTGGGGCGTGAGTGTGCGACGCCGCGGCGGTGAGCTGCGGATCGGCGTGCCCGACTCGGCGGAGTCGCCGCTGCGCGTGCTGCTGCCGGACCGGGCCGTGACCGTCGCACCCGGGGAGACCCGCACGCTCGCGGTGCCGGCGAGCTGA
- a CDS encoding 6-phosphofructokinase, whose amino-acid sequence MRVGVLTGGGDCPGLNAVIRSVVRKGVQEYGFDFVGLRDGWLGALQGKVVPLDIAAVRGILPRGGTILGSSRTNPFKHDDGVRRVRDTLAAHRIDALVVIGGEDTLGAAAALGRAGVRLVGVPKTIDNDVSGTDYTFGFDTAVGIATEAIDRLHTTAESHMRTLVVEVMGRHSGWIALHAGVAGGANVILIPERPFDIDQVCAWVNSRFKINYAPIVVVAEGAVPRQGQAILKDRSVDEYGHVRLSGVGEWLSREISRRTGTDARTTVLGHVQRGGTPSAFDRWLATRFGLHAVDAVQEGDFGTMTALRGTRIVRTPLPEAGARNKTVDLSLYDEFEVFFG is encoded by the coding sequence ATGAGGGTCGGAGTGCTGACGGGGGGCGGGGACTGTCCCGGTCTCAACGCCGTGATCCGCAGCGTCGTCCGCAAGGGCGTGCAGGAGTACGGCTTCGACTTCGTCGGCCTGCGCGACGGCTGGCTCGGCGCGCTCCAGGGGAAGGTCGTACCCCTGGACATCGCCGCGGTACGGGGGATCCTCCCGCGCGGCGGAACCATCCTGGGTTCCTCCCGCACCAACCCCTTCAAGCACGACGACGGGGTACGGCGCGTGCGGGACACCCTGGCCGCGCACCGGATCGACGCGCTCGTCGTGATCGGCGGCGAGGACACCCTGGGTGCCGCCGCCGCACTCGGCCGTGCGGGGGTCCGGCTGGTCGGCGTACCGAAGACGATCGACAACGACGTGTCCGGCACCGACTACACCTTCGGCTTCGACACGGCCGTAGGTATCGCGACCGAGGCCATCGACCGCCTCCACACCACCGCCGAGTCGCACATGCGCACCCTGGTGGTGGAGGTGATGGGGCGGCACTCCGGGTGGATCGCCCTGCACGCCGGGGTCGCGGGCGGCGCCAACGTGATCCTGATCCCGGAGCGGCCGTTCGACATCGACCAGGTGTGCGCCTGGGTGAACAGCCGATTCAAGATCAATTACGCCCCGATCGTGGTCGTCGCCGAAGGAGCCGTGCCCCGGCAGGGGCAGGCCATCCTCAAGGACCGGTCGGTGGACGAGTACGGCCATGTGCGGCTGTCGGGCGTGGGCGAGTGGCTGTCGCGGGAGATCTCGCGGCGCACGGGCACGGATGCCCGCACCACGGTCCTCGGCCATGTCCAGCGCGGCGGCACACCCAGCGCCTTCGACCGGTGGCTGGCCACCCGCTTCGGGCTGCACGCCGTGGACGCGGTCCAGGAGGGGGACTTCGGCACGATGACGGCGCTGCGCGGAACCCGGATCGTCCGCACGCCGCTGCCGGAGGCCGGGGCGAGGAACAAGACGGTCGATCTCTCACTCTACGACGAGTTCGAGGTGTTCTTCGGCTGA
- a CDS encoding potassium channel family protein, producing the protein MKWLISLLGAGLVMVTLRDLFHTLWHPTRHGGLSRLVMTGLWRLAKRVRSRGRVAGLVGPLAMVTVVGMWAFTVVLGWAIVYWPHMPGAFTFSSGSKAAQEPALLDSVYLSLVTVATLGLGDIAPDEGWLRLVSPLEALVGFALLTATVSWVLEIFPALTRRRVLAIRLALLREARPTDRQLDCTAGALLLDSLASDVVRVRIDFTQYAEAYYFHDGEDHSSLAAMIGHAAVLARHGRSARLPEVRLAADLLTGALEDLATVLDERFLHTHGPPAEVFAAYAADHGRPVTPGGSPLG; encoded by the coding sequence ATGAAGTGGCTGATCTCCCTCCTCGGCGCCGGGCTGGTGATGGTCACCCTGCGGGATCTGTTCCACACGCTCTGGCACCCCACCCGCCACGGCGGTCTCAGCCGCCTGGTGATGACGGGGCTGTGGCGGCTCGCCAAGCGCGTCCGCTCCCGGGGGCGGGTGGCCGGTCTCGTCGGACCGCTCGCCATGGTCACCGTGGTGGGCATGTGGGCCTTCACCGTCGTCCTCGGCTGGGCGATCGTCTACTGGCCCCACATGCCGGGGGCGTTCACCTTCTCCTCCGGGTCCAAGGCGGCGCAGGAGCCGGCGCTGCTGGACTCCGTGTATCTGTCCCTCGTCACGGTCGCGACGCTGGGACTGGGCGACATCGCCCCCGACGAGGGCTGGCTGCGCCTCGTCTCCCCCCTCGAGGCCCTCGTCGGCTTCGCCCTGCTGACGGCCACCGTCTCGTGGGTGCTGGAGATCTTTCCGGCACTGACCCGCCGTAGGGTCCTGGCCATCCGGCTGGCCCTGCTGCGCGAGGCGCGGCCGACGGACCGGCAACTCGACTGCACGGCGGGCGCACTGCTCCTGGACAGCCTGGCCTCGGACGTCGTACGCGTCCGGATCGACTTCACCCAGTACGCCGAGGCCTACTACTTCCACGACGGCGAGGACCACTCCTCACTGGCGGCCATGATCGGCCACGCCGCCGTCCTGGCCCGGCACGGCCGGTCGGCGCGGCTGCCGGAGGTCCGCCTGGCGGCCGACCTGCTCACCGGCGCCCTGGAGGACCTCGCCACCGTCCTCGACGAACGCTTCCTCCACACGCACGGCCCTCCGGCGGAGGTCTTCGCCGCCTACGCCGCCGACCACGGCCGCCCGGTCACCCCCGGGGGGTCACCCCTGGGGTGA
- a CDS encoding DUF1876 domain-containing protein: protein MPHTREWTVRLHLFEDEEGTTKAHLVLDTGTTALTGHGAAHCHPADANVPEIGDELAAGRAMNDLARQLLRAADRDLEGVGAPRPSTRVTTAWSL from the coding sequence ATGCCCCACACAAGGGAATGGACGGTCCGACTCCACCTCTTCGAGGACGAGGAGGGAACGACGAAGGCCCATCTGGTGCTGGACACCGGCACCACGGCACTCACCGGTCACGGGGCCGCGCACTGCCACCCGGCGGACGCGAACGTCCCGGAGATCGGCGACGAACTGGCGGCCGGCCGGGCGATGAACGACCTCGCACGGCAACTCCTGCGAGCCGCCGATCGCGACCTGGAGGGCGTGGGCGCGCCCCGGCCGAGCACGCGCGTGACCACGGCGTGGTCGCTGTGA